TTTTGAATTTAGACTTGTGTGGGCGTCAGACGTGTGTGTCTCTTAGCTGGGGCGGTGCAGAAGGGTCCTCCTTTGGGAAAAGCTCTTGGGAAAGGTGAATTTGGGTCGTAAGTCTAGCAATTGCACATGCGGCCCCCCTCCTGACCACGGTTTCCAGAGTCACCCTGGGCAGGTGGGAAGCCTCTCTGCTTTCCGTGGAAAAGATTCCAGCTTGGTTCTGTGCCATTACCAAACACAAatgtgttgatttttcttttttgagcttCCAACCCTTGCAACCttccaaaaataaatcaaaccagCCATCAGGGCACCGAAataatactactactaataaGCAGCTTTGCCTAGACTTACATAAACAACACTTCTGAAGTCAACTTTGCCCCAGAGGTCTGAAACACTCTTTTTATGTAACCTGCTTACTAATAATTACTAGACTTGGGTGCATTAGCCCTGGAAATAGACTTTAATAGCAACtgctaaaaacaaaagacatgaaacgacaataaaaaaaaaatgtgcaccAACCAGAAAAACAGTTGGCAGCCTGCTCGGGGCTCAAGTGGAAGGCACCCCTCTGCCCCGCCGCTGCAGAGACCCCCCACCCTCCTCGGAGCCTCCCACCGGATCAGAGTCGGCTCCGGacccgccccgccctccccctccccgccccgccctccccctccccgccccgccccctaggccgcccgccccgccccctaggccgcccgccccgccccctaggccgcccgccccgccccctagGCCGCCCGCCTTCCGCGTGGCTCCGCCCCCTTCCGCTCCTCTCCCCGCGGGTCCTGGAGCCGGGGTCACATGGTCGGAGCAGGCTGATTTGCATAACCCAATGGCTGTGCGCATGCAAATGAGGCGGGTGGTGATTGGCTGCGGTCGGCCCCATAAGGGCGGCGAGGGGGCCTTTGTCCCAgtggctgcggcggcggcggcgggcgcaggggcggggcgggcggagcgGGGCCGCGGACGGGCGGACGGACGGGCCGACGGACGCGGTGCAGACGCCAGGCGCCGCGCGCCCGCAGAGGCCCGAGCAGCCCGCACGCCGCGCCCTGGGGCGGACCCGCGGCTGCAATATGACTTTGGAGGAATTCTCGGCCGCGGAGCAGAAGAGCGAAAGGTAGGGCGGCGGCCTCCcgagcgccccccgcccgccccgggcaCCGCCCCCGAGGCGCCGGCGGActgacggacggacggacggactgacggacgggcgggcgggcggacgCGCCCCTCCCCGCGGGCCCTGGCGGCGGCCTCGGGGAGGGCGATGGGGTCGGAGGGCGGCTGGCGGGCCGGGCCTGGGCTGACGCGCCCCGCGCTGGCTCCCGGGCAGGATGGACAAGGTGGGGGACGCCCTGGAGGAGGTGCTCAGCAAAGCCCTGAGTCAGCGCACCATCACCGTCGGCGTGTACGAGGCGGCCAAGCTGCTCAACGTGTGAGTggggccccgccccccaggcgACCCCGCGGAGCCCCCACCTGCCCCGGGgagccccccgcctgcccccgggGAGTGAGTCTTACACCTGCCCCCCGGAGACCCCCCCAGGCGACCCCGCGGAGCCCCCCACATGCCCCCGGGgagcccccccacctgcccccgggGAGTGAGTCTTACACCTGCCCCGGAGCCCCCCACATGCCCCCGGGGAGTGAGTCTTACACCTGCCCcggagacccccccccccgaggcgaccccgcggagcccccccacctgccccctggaGAGCCCCTCCAGGCGACCCCGGGGGAGCCCTTCACCTGCCCCCGGGGAGCCCCCCACTTGCCCCCGGGGAGCCCCCCCACCTGCCCGCGGGGAGTGAGTCTTACACCTGCCCCGGAGACCCCCCCCGAGGCGACCCCGCGgagcccccccacctgccccctggaGAGCCCCTCCAGGCGACCCCGGGGGAGCCCTTCACCTGCCCCCGGGGAGCCCCCCCGACCTGCCCGCGGGGAGTGAGTCCTCCACCTGCCCCCGCGGAGCCCCCCACctggcccgggggcggggggcggcgggcgggcgcgaCCCTGGGACCCCGGGGCCTGCGCGCTcagccgcccccgccgcccgcagcGACCCGGACAACGTGGTGCTGTGCCTGCTGGCGGCCGATGAGGACGACGACAGGGACGTGGCGCTGCAGATCCACTTCACCCTGATCCAGGCCTTCTGCTGCGAGAACGACATCGACATCCTGCGCGTCAGCAACCCGGGCCGCCTGGCCGAGCTGCTGCTCCTCGAGCCCCACGCCGGCCCCGCGAGCGAGGGCGCCGAGCAGCCCCCGGACCTGCACTGCGTCCTGGTGACGGTGAGGGGGTGCACGGGGTCGGGGGGGTGCACGGGGGAAGGGCCGGACCGTCCTGGTGACggtgaggcggggggggggggcgggggtgcacgGGGCTGCGGGTGGTGCGCGGTGGTGCACGGGGAAGGGCCGGACCGTCCTGCTGACGGTGAggcggggggggcgcgggggtgcacggggctgggggtggtgcGCGGGGGTGCACGGGGTCGGGGGGTGGTGCACGGGGAAAGGCCTGACCGTCCTGGTGACGgtgaggcggggggcggggggtgcgcgGGGTTGCACGGGGGAAGGGCCGGACCGTCCTGGTGACGgtgaggcggggggggggagcacaGGGGTGCacggggctgggggtggtgcACGGGGTCGGGGGGTGATGCATGGGGGGTGGTGCACAGGGGTGCGGAGGTGGTGCACGGGGGAAGGGCCGGACCGTCCTGGtgacggcggggggggggcgcaggggtgCACCGGGTCCTGGTGCCGGTGAGCCCCGGGGTCGGTGGCGGGGCCGAGCTCCCGACCGCAGCCGACAGGTGTGGCCCCATCCCGGCGGGCGGGCCGGGACGTGTCCGAGCACGCGGGAGCCGCGGGGGAAGGAGCCTCGTGAGTCAGCAGGgcggcccctccccacctccgcgGCGCTGCCTCCCGTGACCGACTCCCTTAGCAGGCAGATTAGGTTCAGCCAAATAAATTCCTGGCTCCCCCTCATTAAGGAGTCGGCTTCGTCCTCCAGCGCTCCAAGCTAAAAATAGAAGTGGTGTAGGAGACCGACCTTATTAATTCCCTAGAAATACACGAAGAGGACGGAATGGggattgttttttatttgcaatcttggatttttttttaatggaccccccccccccccatgactaCCTTTGGTGGGAAGATGACTTGTGTTTCCAGAGATAAATAGGACAGTTTTGTCTTTTACATTCTGCTacttatgggctggtctaggtaAGTGGCGGCTTAATCATTTTGCGTGTCCTGAAAACTACCACCCTGTCTTTGGGGAGGATGACAGGTGGCAGTTCCAGCGAACTGTTAGGGGCTCGCCTCTCCCTGGGCTCGGGGCATGGAGATCTTTGTCCGAGCTGTTTCGCTCAGGTGGCTTCCAGGGGACAAGCCTCTGAATGCTACTCTGCTACTTTCCTGCAAAAACGCAGTAAACATCCTGCAGTCCCATGTACGCGGTGCGGAGGGCTGCACGCATGCAGGCTTGCAGGGTGTGCTTTAGAGCCTTACGTAGTGGTTTCCCCAGAAATCAGCTACCAAGAAAAAAGTTGATCTTTTTATGGTTGTAACTGGTCTCTTGTCACACAGCCAAAGTACAGAATGCTCAAGTTGTCTTTCCCTCGAAATGAGTGTAATTATTAGcaaatgttgccttttttttcttttttaatagtaaatgtatttttctcaatttgtttCCAGAATCCCCATTCCTCACAGTGGAAGGATCCTGCCTTAAGTCAACTTATTTGTTTTTGCCGGGAAAGTCGCTACATGGATCAGTGGGTTCCAGTGATTAACCTCCCTGAGCGGTGATGGCATCTGAATGAAAATAACTGAACCAAATTGCACTGAAGTTTTGAAATACCTTTGTAGTTACTCAAGCAGTTACTCCCCACACTGATGCAAGGATTACAGAAACTGATGTCAAGGGGCTGAGTGAGTTCAACTACAGATTCCGGGGGCCCGGAGCTAGATGACTTTGCAGATGGAAAGAGgtgaaaatgaagaaggaagctATGTTGAAACAAATACAagtcaaaaggaacaaaaattacaaagaaccacgcaggaaggaaaacaaactaTGTATTAATTTAGGATGGTTGAGTTACatttaaataaaccaaatgtgCTTTGTTAAAGTTCAAATGTGCAGCAGTAGCTTGGGTATTTTTGGTTTATATGCCCTCAAGTAAAAGCAGAAAGGGTTAATcctattttaaaaccatattttattgtattttgatgAGATGTTAAATTCTCAAAAGTTTTATTATAAATTGTACTAAGTTATTTTATGACAGGAGAAGTTATTTATGCTATAAATTTTTTGAAACAATACCTACAATAAACTGGTATGGAATAATTGCATCGTTTCTTAAtgtgtgcttttgtttcttttaactcggaatgtattttaaacaagttttttttatatggaaaaattaaaacccTTCTGAAATCCTCTATCTGTAGTATATGTGTCTCTACATGGATAACTaggtgtgcatgtatgtatatatttctgcTTCTAGACGTTTGTGCTGGACGTGGCATAGTTTTATTACTTTAACAGACATTTTACTGGTGCCCTACTCTACACTATGTGCAAAGTCCAAAAACCAAAGGTGGTTTAAGAGGAGTTGGGGTTGCAGTTAGGGAAGTGTTAGAGATtacacttgcaaaaaaaaaaaaacccaaaaaaactgAATAATCGTTGTTTGGTGACCCTAATGTCCTAGGAAGCATATATGCAAAATGCTAAGGAAGCAAAGAGGAGCAAGTGATCCAAGTTACTTGCAAGACCAGAGAAGGCTCACAGTGGAGACATCACTTTCTGTGGGTCTTTAAACTCGAGTTTCACTTCCCCAGCTAGAGAGGAAAAGGATGTTGGTGGCAGCAACACTGGTCTGTGCAAAGGTGTGGAAGCCCTGAAAGACCAAACCCTGCGGAGGAACAAAGGCTGGTTGTGGGCGCCTCCGGtgcagaggggaaggcagagatcaggtgtggggggggggggcggttaggCCCCGGCTCCGAAGGGCATCCTGTGTCCCCCTGCAGCACGGGCTTCCTCCCGTAAACTCTGGGGACTCAGCAGAGGCCTTCACGCCGGGAGTGACGGGACCAGTGTTCGGGGGAGATAACACGGGGCTGAAAGGGGGGGTGCTGGGATAAGAGGCTGGAGGTGACGTGATCAGGGAGTGACCAGCAGTCCAAGGCTGTGCAGCTTGCAGAGCCGTGTTTAAGGAACAAACAGGGACGTGGCCTGGGAAGGCTCCGGGGGCCTCCTCTCGGGAGCTCCGGGTCTTTCTGCGGAACATCCCTGCCGCGGTTTCAGGGCTCTGCTTAAAGTAGAGGAGACGCGGGAGAAGAGCGCAGGACCAGAGGCTTCAGCAGGACAGTCCCCTCCAGCTGGAGCAGCCGCCCCATAAGCAGCGGCAGCCGTCCCCGTGGGCGCCGCCGAGGAAAGCAAAAGTGCTTACTGAGGAGAAGCCGAACATAGCTTTAGTCCgcaggatttttttgttgtttttgcttatttggcAAATGGCACCCCGCACGGCTCCCCCGCCATCTGTCTCCCGTCCTTGTCATGACCACTTGgaattataggaaaaaatagtCGGGAGAGAAACCAAACCAACTAATGGTAACAAAAGTTCCAAGTTTCTGCAACTTATGAATAGCCTAGAC
The sequence above is drawn from the Canis lupus baileyi chromosome 8, mCanLup2.hap1, whole genome shotgun sequence genome and encodes:
- the GADD45A gene encoding growth arrest and DNA damage-inducible protein GADD45 alpha, with the protein product MTLEEFSAAEQKSERMDKVGDALEEVLSKALSQRTITVGVYEAAKLLNVDPDNVVLCLLAADEDDDRDVALQIHFTLIQAFCCENDIDILRVSNPGRLAELLLLEPHAGPASEGAEQPPDLHCVLVTNPHSSQWKDPALSQLICFCRESRYMDQWVPVINLPER